The Falco rusticolus isolate bFalRus1 chromosome 5, bFalRus1.pri, whole genome shotgun sequence genome has a segment encoding these proteins:
- the LOC119149400 gene encoding inhibitor of nuclear factor kappa-B kinase-interacting protein translates to MSEVKQRKKGVSLSKTNEGSQKAEKHSNCGKLASPRTSNNRSSFWMDLRTSLSIISLAVCLMLTWFLFQQSGQFADMEKKYKFLQQEAVKFLDVENKVNLISEKLESSESILQEAASSIFVMTEFEQEVSSLHNIINDIQNNEQTLSIKMQNINEKLKNVTNSWRRSLDEMNTNTSDLKSEAKFIHTEVTSQINEVDQRVKSLSERVRDLEDSTARNIKTLKRQEDDEFSRVEQKLDLHAKAVEKLEEEQTSLVAKDTDLNHKLANYEPKVEECKTHLPTIENAIHSILRLSSELLSKEKKIEDLATQLYTVENNMLKTVSDTMVMQKVLEGIQYNSSIMKMQNEIVVLDEAVHDIIVSSKSKETNLESCNLGNDQNGDK, encoded by the exons atgtcTGAAgttaagcaaaggaaaaaaggtgttTCTTTGTCCAAGACCAATGAAGGTTCACAGAAGGCTGAGAAACACAGTAATTGTGGGAAGCTGGCAAGTCCCAGGACCAGCAATAATCGGAGCTCCTTTTGGATGGACTTGCGGACAAGCTTAAGCAtaatttctcttgctgtttgcCTGATGCTGACCTG GTTCCTATTTCAGCAGTCAGGTCAATTTGCtgatatggaaaaaaagtacaagttCTTACAGCAAGAAGCTGTAAAATTCCTGGATGTGGAAAACAAAGTTAACTTAATTTCTGAAAAG CTTGAGTCTTCTGAAAGTATCCTACAAGAAGCTGCCTCATCCATCTTTGTGATGACTGAGTTTGAGCAGGAAGTGTCTTCTCTTCATAACATCATAAATGACATTCAGAACAATGAACAGACTCTCTCTATAAAGATGCAGAACATTAatgagaagttaaaaaatgttacaaattcCTGGAGAAGAAGCTTGGATGAAATGAACACAAACACTAGCGatttaaaatctgaagcaaAGTTCATACATACAGAAGTTACTTCCCAAATTAATGAAGTTGACCAAAGAGTTAAATCCCTTTCAGAAAGAGTAAGAGATTTGGAAGACAGTACAGccagaaatattaaaacactAAAAAGGCAAGAAGATGATGAATTCTCTAGAGTTGAACAAAAGTTGGACTTGCATGCAAAGGCAGTTGAAAAGCTAGAAGAAGAACAGACTAGTCTGGTAGCCAAGGACACAGACCTGAATCACAAACTTGCAAACTATGAACCTAAAGTTGAGGAGTGTAAGACCCATTTGCCAACAATTGAAAATGCTATTCACTCTATTCTTAGATTATCAAGTGAATTGCTAAGTAAGGAGAAAAAGATAGAGGACTTGGCAACACAGCTATATACTGTGGAAAATAATATgctgaaaactgtttctgatacaaTGGTGATGCAAAAGGTTCTTGAAGGCATACAGTACAACAGCAGcataatgaaaatgcaaaatgaaatagtGGTTTTAGACGAAGCAGTGCACGACATAATAGTAtcttcaaaatcaaaagaaacaaatttagaAAGCTGTAACTTAGGAAATGACCAGAACGGGGATAAGTGA
- the LOC119149401 gene encoding inhibitor of nuclear factor kappa-B kinase-interacting protein-like, with amino-acid sequence MEQLEDLQIISHIKHLQEDIYTMKTWCSSIIKKQEELQNNLTTLFHAVSSVEQNAASVAKNITLMIVTVKTDIRRISGLVSEMTALTDSLQTLEDKVEKGEKATVKNIGDLLTSSIDRSTKLQNLASSNARKIEQIKTSLSELRSDFNKHSDRLLNLEGDRAKVLKTVTFANDLKPKMYKIKKDFVTLEPLINDLTLRIGRLVEDVLRQEKEIALLNEKLANLTSSN; translated from the coding sequence ATGGAACAGCTGGAAGAtcttcaaataatttctcaCATTAAACATCTGCAAGAAGATATTTATACAATGAAAACATGGTGTAGCagcataattaaaaaacaagaagaacTGCAAAACAATTTAACAACCCTTTTTCATGCAGTTTCAAGTGTTGAACAGAATGCAGCTTCTGTAGCAAAAAACATAACCTTGATGATTGTGACAGTAAAAACTGACATAAGGCGCATTTCAGGCCTGGTCTCAGAAATGACTGCACTGACAGATTCTTTGCAAACACTAGAAGATAAAGtagaaaaaggtgaaaaggcaacagtaaaaaatataGGTGACCTGCTTACCAGTAGCATCGATCGAAGCACAAAACTACAAAACTTGGCATCCAGTAACGCAAGAAAAATCGAGCAAATTAAGACATCATTATCAGAGTTAAGGAGTGATTTCAACAAGCATTCAGATAGACTTTTGAATCTTGAAGGTGACAGAGCAAAAGTTCTAAAGACTGTTACATTTGCAAATGACTTAAAACCCAAGatgtacaaaattaaaaaggattttgtCACCTTGGAGCCATTAATAAATGACCTAACACTGAGAATAGGAAGATTAGTGGAGGATGTATTAAGACAGGAGAAGGAGATTGCTTTACTGAATGAGAAACTGGCCAATTTAACAAGTTCAAACTGA
- the SLC25A3 gene encoding phosphate carrier protein, mitochondrial, with protein sequence MFSSIAPLARLNPFYAPHFQPAQDGVRKRAEPAEAPTTRRSLAAAAAAEGENYSCAYGSGRFFMLCGLGGIISCGTTHTALVPLDLVKCRMQVDPQKYKSIFNGFSVTVKEDGVRGLAKGWAPTFIGYSMQGLCKFGFYEVFKILYGNMLGEENAYLWRTSLYLAASASAEFFADIALAPMEAAKVRIQTQPGYANTLRQAVPKMFGEEGIWAFYKGVAPLWMRQIPYTMMKFACFERTVEALYKYVVPKPRSECTKGEQLVVTFVAGYIAGVFCAIVSHPADSVVSVLNKEKGSSASQVLKRLGFKGVWKGLFARIIMIGTLTALQWFIYDSVKVYFRLPRPPPPEMPESLKKKLGLTE encoded by the exons ATGTTCTCGTCCATCGCGCCGCTCGCTCGGCTCAACCCCTTCTACGCGCCGCACTTCCAGCCGGCCCAGGATGGGGTGAGGAAGCGCGCGGAGCCGGCGGAGGCGCCTACCACGCGGCGGAGCTTggcggccgcggccgccgctgAAGGTGAGA ACTACAGCTGTGCATATGGCTCAGGCAGATTCTTTATGCTTTGTGGCCTTGGTGGGATTATTAGCTGTGGAACAACACATACAGCACTGGTTCCTCTAGACCTGGTTAAATGCAGAATGCAG GTTGATCCACAAAAATACAAGAGCATCTTCAATGGATTTTCAGTGACAGTCAAAGAAGATGGCGTTCGTGGCTTGGCTAAGGGATGGGCTCCAACCTTTATTGGATATTCCATGCAGGGGCTTTGTAAATTTGGTTTCTatgaagttttcaaaattctgtATGGCAACATGCTGGGAGAG GAGAACGCATATTTGTGGCGTACTTCGCTATATTTAGCCGCATCTGCCAGTGCAGAGTTTTTTGCTGACATTGCTCTGGCTCCAATGGAAGCTGCTAAAGTTCGTATTCAGACACAGCCTGGATATGCTAACACCCTGCGGCAGGCTGTACCTAAAATGTTTGGAGAAGAAGGCATCTGGGC TTTCTATAAAGGTGTTGCTCCGCTATGGATGAGACAGATTCCATATACAATGATGAAATTTGCTTGCTTTGAACGTACTGTTGAAGCCCTCTACAAGTACGTTGTTCCCAAGCCACGAAGTGAATGTACAAAAGGAGAACAGCTGGTAGTCACATTTGTTGCAGGCTATATTG CTGGTGTGTTCTGTGCAATTGTTTCCCATCCTGCTGACTCTGTGGTGTCTGtgttgaacaaagaaaagggCAGTTCTGCTTCACAGGTTCTTAAGAGGCTTGGATTCAAAG GTGTATGGAAGGGTCTGTTTGCCCGTATCATTATGATTGGTACGCTGACTGCACTACAGTGGTTCATCTACGATTCTGTGAAGGTTTATTTCAGACTGCCTCGTCCACCTCCACCTGAAATGCCAGAATCTCTGAAGAAGAAGCTTGGTCTAACTGAATAG